The region CGCGAGGGTACGCTGCCCGTATTCCTCTGTTTATTTTCGAGCTATTGCATTCCGCTGTCGAGGCTATCAATCCTCATCCACTTTCGGAATTAAGATTTTTCATAATAACTCTGGACGCAGATAGATAAAAAGAACAAGAAATCAGGTGCAAATTCACTTTTCAATATTTCGTACAACAGATCAATGAAAGCAATAGGCGCGTCGTGAAACGTTTGAACCGCTCCGCCTGATGCTGGCTCTCCTCCGCGCTTCCTGCCGACAAGCTCAAGGAAGTATTTGCACAACAATTGCTTGAGATGAATCATGAATGACCAGAAAACGCTGCTGCAGGTCGATGGTGTCACCAAGATATTCCCCGGAGTCAGGGCGCTCGACAACGTAACGTTCTCGGTGGTCGAGGGCGAGGTGCACGGTCTCGTGGGCGAGAACGGGGCAGGCAAGTCCACGCTGATGGCCGTTGCGTCGGGCGCCCTCGTTCCGGAGCAAGGGCGCGTCGTGATCGACGGCACGGAAACGCGAGGCGACACGGAGCAGGCACGCCGGTTGGGGTTGGCTATCGTACGGCAGGAACCGGCGCTTATGCCCGACCTGACCGTAGCGGAAAACCTCTATCTCGGCGTGCCTGCCGAGCAACGTCCGTCCTTGATGGAGGTTGCGCAATGGGCACGCGGGCTCCTGAAGCAATGGAGCGACGATGTTGCGATCGATGCGAGCGAGCGCGTGGTGAGCTTGGGCCCCGAGCAGAGGTTCATCGTCGAAATTGTCAAAGCGCTTGCTGCAAAGCCCAAGGTTCTGGTTCTCGACGAACCGACCGAACATCTGTTGACGGAAGACGTCGACCGTCTGTTCGAGCGCATCCGCAAGATAACGGCTTCGGGTTGTTCGGTCGTTTATATCTCGCACCGGATCCGCGAGGTGCAGAGAATTGCGCATCGCCTGACGGTGCTTCGCGACGGGCAGGGCCAGGGCACCTATGAGGCCGCGGGCCTCAGCGAACAGGAAATCGTCGAACTGATCGTTGGCGGCGCGCTCGACCGCGACTTCCCGGCCAAGGGTAACAATAGCGGTGCAAGCGTCGTTCTCGACGTGACAAAGCTGCGTGGTGTCGGCTTTACCGACATATCGGTTCGGATCAGGAAAGGCGAGATTGTTGGTCTTGCGGGGATCGACGGCAATGGCCAGCGAGAGTTCATGCGGGCTCTCGCAGGACAAACGCGAAGCCGCGGCAGCGTCACGGTGGCCGGCGTTCCCGCGAAGCTTCACAACTCGCAGGCTGCCGCCGGTTCGGGCATCCGTTATCTGCCGGGCGACCGTCATCGCGAGGGCATTTTCGGCGAATTGTCGGTGCGCGAGAATTTTTCGCTCCGCAGTCTGCCATTCGATTCCATCAAAGGGTGGGTGAGCCAGCGCAGCGAAGCAAAGCGCGCGAGAGATGCCGTGACGCGATTCGCTGTCAAGACGCCGTCCGTCGACACGCCTATTCGGACCCTGTCGGGCGGTAACCAGCAGAAGCTTGTGCTGGCGAGTGTGCTCGCCAGTCATCCCAAGGTGTTGCTGGTCGACGAGCCGACCCAGGGCGTGGACATTGGCGCGCGGATGGAAATCTACAAGGTGCTTCGCGAGGCTGCAGCTGCAGGTGCAGCCGTGATCGTCGTTTCGTCGGATGCGCACGAGGTGGCGGGACTCTGTGATCGCGTGCTCATCTTCTCGCGCGGACATGTCGTCAAGGAATTGGGCGAGAACGCCGTCAGTGAGAACAACATCACGTCTGCCGTCCTGACCGCAACGACTGAGCGGGAAAAGGACGCTTCCCGGACCTCCGGGCTCTGGAAGTGGGCTGCTGGGGATTGGGCGCCGCTGGTGATGCTTGCCGTCGCGGTCTGTGCGCTCGGCTTGTATGCGGCGCACGTCAACCCAGCCTACCTTTCTGCGCGAAACTTGAGCGGCATGCTGGCGCTCGTGGCGACACTGGCCATCGTCGCATACGGGCAACAGATGCTCATGCTGGTTGGCGGGATCGATCTTTCGGTTGGGCCGCTCATGGGGCTCATCGTTGTCATACAGTCGTTCTTCCTGAATGATGGCGCCTCGTTGGCTCATCAGCTCTCGGGATGGGGGATCGTGTTGCTCGTCGCCCTCGCCGTCGGACTCGTGAACTGGATGCTGGTGGGTCCGTTCCGGTTGCATCCGATGGTAGCGACACTCGCGACGTACATGGCGCTTCAGGCGGTGTCGCTGCTCCTGCGCCCGGTTCCGGGTGGCCTGATTGCGGATTCCATTGCGGAGTCGATCAGTGCGCAGCTCGGCGTCATGCCCATTATCGTGATCGTGGCAATCGTGCTTGCCGTGGTGCTCGAAATCGCGTTGTTCAAGTCAAGGGCCGGTCTCACGCTGCGCGGCGTGGGCTCCCGCTTCGAAGCCGCGCGTATGTCCGGTGCCCGCCCGCAACTGACGGCGCTCGCCGCGTACATGGGGTGTTCGTTCCTTGCGGGCGTCGCTGCCGTGCCCATGATGGCGCAGGTTGGCACGGGCGACCCCAGCGCCGGTATTAACTACACGCTCGGAAGCGTCGCAGCGGTAGTGATCGGCGGCGCGAGCCTGTTTGGCGGACGCGGCTCCTTTGTCGGTTCACTGCTGGGTGCGCTCCTCATCATTCAGGTGAACGTCGTCACCTCGTTCCTCGATATCGGGGACTCGTGGCAGTCGTATCTCCTGGGCGGGATGATCCTCACGTCAGTCGCGCTCTATTCCAAGAGCAGAGAAATGGTGGTGGCGAAATGAGAAACGCAACGCACAATCAGGCGGAAGTTATGTCGGAATTCCTTGAGCCCTCTACGTCGAAATCAAAAGTAAAGCCGGCACGGCTACCCGCGGTTGATGAATTCTCATGGATCTGGGTCGGGCTGATCCTGCTCTTCGTTTGCAGTTCCATCGTCGCGCCGGGCACGATGACGCGAGGCTCGATCCTGGCCATGCTTCCGTTCGCCGGCATTCTTGCAATCGTCGCGACGGGCCAAACGCTGGTTATCCAGCAGCGCGGGCTGGACATGTCGGCAATCGGTATGGTTTCGCTCGCGGGCATTGTCATGGCCAGAACGGGATTCGCGTTCAATTCCATCGTCCTCGCCGTCATTTTTACGGTCTGTATCGGCGGGATCGTCGGAATCATCAACGGTGCGCTCATCTCGAGGGTCGCGATTACGCCGCTAGTGGCGACGCTTGCCGTCAACGCGCTGCTGATTGGTTGCGCGCGCTCGTTGACCGGTAACGTTCCGGTGGACGTTCCGACCGTCATGCAAACCATTTCGCACGCCCAGTTCCTTGGGCTTCCGGCCAACGTCTGGTTCGCCCTCGCGTTCGTGACGACCGCGTGGATCATTACCCGCAAGACCACGGTAGGGCGCAGGTTCGTCGCCGTCGGGGTGAACCCGCGCGCGGCCGAAGCCGCAGGCGTTGCCGTGCTGAAGTACAGGATTGGGGCGTACCTCGCGTCCGCCGTTTGCTTTTGCGCGGCGGGCATGCTGCTCGCCGGATTCATCGGAAGCGCGTCGCAGACGTCCGGTAACGACTATCTCCTGCCGGCGATCGCGGCCGTGGTGGTCGGGGGCACGCCGTTCACGGGCGGCAGAGGCAGTGTCGTTGCGAGTGCCGTGGCCGCATTGTTCATGGCGCAACTCGGTCAGCTCGTGCTGGCGCTTGGCGCAGGCCCAGCTATTCAGCTCCTCGTTCAGGCTTGCGCGATTCTTCTGGCGACAACGGTACGTCATCTACCGGAACTTCTGCGAACAATTCGCAAGTCAAGGGGGTAGTCGTTTTGTGCCGCGTCCGCCATGCCGCCGGCGGACGCGTATTGACCAGATCTGAAAATTGCCGGTTTGTAATTAGTAATGCGATTGTTTGTTTTGTTCGATTCTGGTTTGCGCCAGAGGTCGAGTCGGGCGATTGAAAGGCCCTACGGTCTATCTGTGCTAATCAGCGGCAAGACGGCGGATTCTGCACGGTGTGGCCCGGAAAGAGGCCTTCGCTTTATCCATGGAGATTATTTTTCGTTCAGGATTGAAAAATGAAAAAACTGACATTATTTGCGGCTTTGACAGCCATCGGGATCTGCAATGCGAACGCACAGAGCTCTGTAACCCTGTATGGGCGTGTTGCGTCCGGCCTCGACTTCGTGACGAATGTGGCGACGAACGGCCAGTCAAAGAGCAATTTCCGATTCGGCAGCAATCAGTACGGGTACAGCTGGTTTGGCCTGAAAGGCGATGAAGACCTCGGCGGCGGCGTGCATGCGGTCTTTAAACTCGAAAGCCTGTTTTCGTCCGGAAACGGCCAGATTTTTAATAACGGGCTCTTTGTCCGCGATGCGTATGTGGGCCTGGCCCACGAGAAATACGGAAGCATCTGGTTCGGCGAGGCCATGAGCCTGGCCGACGAAACCGGCTGGTACATTGACCCGCTGGGAGAGCAGGTTGGCACCGGTATTGCCAACTTCGCGTTCGGCAGAGCGTGGGGGCCGCGATCCAACGTGGTCACCTACAACTCACCTAACTGGGGCGGTTTCTCCTTCCGCCTTCAGGATGGTTTCGGGAACCAGGCCGGCAACTTCCGTGGCGGTCGCGAGTTCAGTGCGAGCGCACAATACACGGCCGCCAGCTTCGCTGCGTACGGCGTATATGAAGAACTCCGCGATTCCAAGGGCAAATTTTCAGACCTGTACGCCGCGTCCCGGGTATACATGGCCGGTGTCACCTACACGTTGGGCCAGGTCAAGTTCTACACGGGCTATCAGCAACTGGTCTCATCCGGACAGGACACGGTCGCCACTACGTTTAACCCGTACGCCGCCACACGCAGCCAGCAGGAGTGGGTCGGCGCCTCGTATCAGGCTACCCCTGCGCTCTCGCTCCAGGCCGGCTGGTATCACGGTAACGTGAATCATGGAGGTGGAGTGGGCAATCTCGGTGCCATCGGCACCACCTACAACCTGTCAAAACGGACATTCCTCTACCTGACCCTTGGAGCAATGTTCAACGGCAAACAGTCCGCGTTCCCGGTTGAAACGACCGATTCCCTGCCGCTGCCGGGCCACAATCAGCAAGGTGGCTACCTCGGCATCATGCACTTCTTCTGAGTGCAATTGGTGACCTTGACGCGCGACCGGCAGTCAATCGGCGCGACGTTCGCAAGGTAACGATCCGGGGCGCCGGCATGGTCTGTCATGTGGCGACGTCCCCGGTCGATCAACCCACGCGGGTGCGGGTTCACGAACCGCTACCCGACTGCAGTCTCTCCGTAAGAAACGTGCCGATGGCATCGAGAGTCTGTGTCGAGGCCTTCAGGGTCCCGACACTGCCATAGAATCCGTGTGGCATGCCCATCCAGACATCGACTCGTGCATCGACGCCCGCGGCGACAGCGCGCTGGACGTATAGACGCGAATCGTCCAGGAGTACTTCGTCGTTTCCCACGTGAACGCGGACGGGCGGCAGGCCGGTCACGGGCGCGTGGAGTGGCGAAGCCAGTGGATGTTTGGGGTCAGCGTCTCGCAAGTAGGTATGGACGAGCTCCGATGCCTGCGCGCGCGTGAAAATTGGATCGGCATCCGCGCGCGATTCGTACGTCGGGCCGGAGAGCGTCAAATCCGTCACGGGTGACAACGCGACCGCGCCCACAAGTGTCGCCTTCGCGGCGACTTCTCCGCTGGCGATGCGCGACGCGAGGATCAGGGCAAGATTGCCGCCCGCCGAGTCGCCGGTAACCGCGATCCGGGAAATGCCGCTCTCGTCGAGCCCAAGATAGCAGGACAGCACGTCATCCACTGCAGCGGGGAAAGGATGTTCGGGCGCCAACCGATAATCCGGCACGAAGGCCTTTACGCCGCTCCTCGCGGCGATTTGGGCGACAAGGTGACGGAATGCGTTGGCGGATCCAAAGTGAAACCAACCACCGTGCAAATGGAGTATCGCTTCGTCAGGCCGACTATTTTCAGGTTTGACCCAGAGCCCAGGAATGCCGCCGACCGAGCCGGATTCGAACGTCACGCCCTTGTGCGGCGATACACGTTCCATCATCGCATCGAACGCGCCACGCCACTCGATTCCCAACCGCATGCCTTTGTCGGAACGGGTCATGGCGCGCATTGCCTCAGTGATCTTCCCGTCTTCAGGATCAAGCGGGTGTGTCACGACGAAGGTGCTCGACAGATTGCCGGTGGATGAAGTTTGCATGGTCAGTTCCTCTAACCGGATAGATTGTTCGTCATGCCAATCACTGCCGCTGCTCATCGCTATCGACAACGGCGCTCGCCGGCAGCAGCGGATCAGTTGAAATCATAGACGTCATTTGGCCATTGGGGCAATGAAGTGACAAGTCGCGTAAATGAGAAGCTTCGTTTCGCGCGTAGAACGATTTGCATCCGTCAGGAGGTGGTGCGTTGCGGCGATGAACTGTCCGAATATCCGTTGGAGGTCAAGCCGCGCGACGCGTGACTCGACCGATAGCCAATGACGTCGTCGATGGCGCCACACGGTGTCACGCTGGACTGGGCCACGGCCGGCGCGCAGGCGAACACAGTTGGCGCAAAACCCGGAAGGGAATGAACCCCTTGCGGACTCCGTGGGAAATCTCATATCCTCCCCGGAATATTTATTCTATATCGCATAAATTGATGACGTATAATTGGCGATGGAATTACCCGGGGCGCTTCGCGCAGGCAATGCTTCACATCGGCAGTTGTGATGGACCCAATCATCATCAAGGAGACGATTCACGATGTTGTTGACGCAAACACCCACAGCAGCAATCGAGTTTGTTTCAAAGGTTTATGAAGCGATCGATTCGATGGACGAGCAGGGATTCGCGAACTGTTTGACCGAGAACTGTACCTTCGTCTTTGCGAATAGCGATCCTGTCATCGGTCGGGCAAATGCTGCTGCGGCTTCACAGAATTTCCTGAATCAACTTGCGGGCATCAAGCATCAACTCCTCAACGTATGGGCGTTCGAGGATGTCATTGTTTCGCAAATATCGGTGACTTACACACGCAAGGACGGGTCGACACTGACGATTCCGGCCGTGACGATCTGGAAGTTGCAGGACAGGTTGATTGATGAATGCCGCATCTACGTCGATATTTCTCCGCTGTTCGCGAGTTGATCTACGGGGCGAAGAAATGAATCGCGATCTCGAAGGAAAGACCATCATCGTCACCGGCGGCGGTTCGGGTATCGGGCGTGCAGCGGCGCTGGCATGCTCCGTGGCGGGGGCCCGCGTTGTTGTCGCGGATATTGTTGGTGCGGCGGGAGAGGAGACAGTCTCGGCGGTTCGACGCGCAGGCAGCGATGCAATCTTTGTAGCAACGAACGTAGCCGATGAAGAGCAGGTCGAAGCGCTCGTGGCTGCGGCATTGCGCAAGTATGGGCGGCTCGATGGCGCATTCAACAATGCCGGCTTTTCCCAGACGAACGTTCTGCTACACGAACTGACTGCCGAGCAATGGCGCCGAATTCAGTCAGTCAACTACGACGGCGTGTTCTTTTGCATGAAGCATGAGATACGTGCCATGCTGCCGACGGGTGGCGGCTCCATCGTCAATACTTCCTCCACGCTGGGCCGCGTGGCGGTGCGCAGTGCGGCGGACTACTGTGGCTCCAAGGGCGGAGTACTAGGGGTGACAAAAGGCGCAGCGGCCGACTACGGCGACAAACATATCCGCGTCAACGCCATCCTCCCGGGCGCGGTGGACACGCCAATGGTTCACGCGTTGGTGTCCGATCCGCAATTTGCCGATTTGATCGAGAAGCTTCGAGCCAGTCACCCGCTGGGAAGAATCGGCGTTCCGGAGGAGATTGCTGCCGCCGCCGTTTGGCTTCTTTCGGATAAGGCATCCTTCGTGACGGGAGCCGAGTTGGCGGTCGATGGGGGATTCCTCGCCATTTGATGCTGCTGTGCGCTTGATGCGGCCGTCCTGTCACTCATGGACGGGCGGCCCACGGAACTCTCCGGACATTCGGGCGTGCCGTTGCTGCAGCCGAAGCCGTATTCGCGGGTCTCAGTCGTTTCTCCTCCCGCCGTCCATAGAGGCCGTGCTAAACCTGTTGTATGATTTCTCTTTGGTTGAATCAATTTGAACAGATAGTACCGACCGATGGCTCGATGCCATGCTGAGGAATGAGTGAATGCCCAAATCCAATTCGTCTGCAGTCAAGGCAGCCACCACCGCTCCGAAGTTAGTAGAGGCAACAACGAAGAGACCATCAGATGTATTTGATGATCGCGGCAGAACCATTCCGTGGATCGCGCGAACGGTACACCGACTTTACGATGCTCAAGCGCAGAAGCTCCTCGACAGGGAAACTATTCCGATTGCGTACTGGTACTACCTTCGTGTACTGGCCGAACGCGGCGAGATCAATCAACTCGAGCTCAGTAAGCGCGTGGGCATCGCGTCGACGACCGCGGTACCCGCGCTCGACTATCTGGAAAAGCGCGGCCTGGTGAAAAGGGTGCGCGATCCAAACGACAGGCGAAAGTATTTCGTCAAGCTACAGGACGAAGGCAAGCGCCTCGTCGACGAAATGCTGCCCGAGCTTACCGACATGATTTCGGTGTCACTCGAGGGAATCTCGCAGAAGGACATGCGCGTCTTCTGGAAGGTCATGCACCAGATCGAAGCAAACCTGTTTCAGATGGCCCAAGGCGACACGGTCGTCGACTGACTGATCGCGAGCGTCGACCGCAGCGAAGACTCTGCACTCGGGTGATTGACGACCGATGCGTATGCAGTGCCGCTTTCGAGAACCAGATTTTGCGGTGCGCTGCCTGATTCCGGCAGCGGAGCTATCAGGTTTGAGCAATATTCTGGGCCGCCGAAGAAGCGGCCATGGAAGCAGGGCCGGCCCCTGACTGACTAAGCTTTGCCAGCGCCATTGCGGCCAGGTAACCAAACGTGATCGCCGGTCCCAGTGTAATGCCTGCACCGATGTAGTGGCCGCCAACAGGCGAGTTCATGTCGTTGCCGCATGCAAAGATGCCGGGAATCGGACGGTCGTTGTTGTCCAGGACTTCGCCGTTGGGGCCCGTCACGAGACCGCGGCTGGTGCCGAAGTCTCCCGGCATCAGCTTGACTGCATAGAACGGTCCCTTCGCGATCGGGCCGATACACGGGTTCGGGGTGTGAGTGGGGTCGCCTTTGTAGGTGTTGTAGGCCGACGCGCCCTTGCCGAATTCCTCGTCGACCCCGGTCTCCGCGAAGCGGTTGTTGCGTACAACGCTGCGCGCGAGCCCGGCGGCATCGATGCCAGCCTTGGCGGCGAGCTCCGCGAGTGT is a window of Paraburkholderia sp. IMGN_8 DNA encoding:
- a CDS encoding ATP-binding cassette domain-containing protein, encoding MNDQKTLLQVDGVTKIFPGVRALDNVTFSVVEGEVHGLVGENGAGKSTLMAVASGALVPEQGRVVIDGTETRGDTEQARRLGLAIVRQEPALMPDLTVAENLYLGVPAEQRPSLMEVAQWARGLLKQWSDDVAIDASERVVSLGPEQRFIVEIVKALAAKPKVLVLDEPTEHLLTEDVDRLFERIRKITASGCSVVYISHRIREVQRIAHRLTVLRDGQGQGTYEAAGLSEQEIVELIVGGALDRDFPAKGNNSGASVVLDVTKLRGVGFTDISVRIRKGEIVGLAGIDGNGQREFMRALAGQTRSRGSVTVAGVPAKLHNSQAAAGSGIRYLPGDRHREGIFGELSVRENFSLRSLPFDSIKGWVSQRSEAKRARDAVTRFAVKTPSVDTPIRTLSGGNQQKLVLASVLASHPKVLLVDEPTQGVDIGARMEIYKVLREAAAAGAAVIVVSSDAHEVAGLCDRVLIFSRGHVVKELGENAVSENNITSAVLTATTEREKDASRTSGLWKWAAGDWAPLVMLAVAVCALGLYAAHVNPAYLSARNLSGMLALVATLAIVAYGQQMLMLVGGIDLSVGPLMGLIVVIQSFFLNDGASLAHQLSGWGIVLLVALAVGLVNWMLVGPFRLHPMVATLATYMALQAVSLLLRPVPGGLIADSIAESISAQLGVMPIIVIVAIVLAVVLEIALFKSRAGLTLRGVGSRFEAARMSGARPQLTALAAYMGCSFLAGVAAVPMMAQVGTGDPSAGINYTLGSVAAVVIGGASLFGGRGSFVGSLLGALLIIQVNVVTSFLDIGDSWQSYLLGGMILTSVALYSKSREMVVAK
- a CDS encoding ABC transporter permease translates to MSEFLEPSTSKSKVKPARLPAVDEFSWIWVGLILLFVCSSIVAPGTMTRGSILAMLPFAGILAIVATGQTLVIQQRGLDMSAIGMVSLAGIVMARTGFAFNSIVLAVIFTVCIGGIVGIINGALISRVAITPLVATLAVNALLIGCARSLTGNVPVDVPTVMQTISHAQFLGLPANVWFALAFVTTAWIITRKTTVGRRFVAVGVNPRAAEAAGVAVLKYRIGAYLASAVCFCAAGMLLAGFIGSASQTSGNDYLLPAIAAVVVGGTPFTGGRGSVVASAVAALFMAQLGQLVLALGAGPAIQLLVQACAILLATTVRHLPELLRTIRKSRG
- a CDS encoding porin, with the protein product MKKLTLFAALTAIGICNANAQSSVTLYGRVASGLDFVTNVATNGQSKSNFRFGSNQYGYSWFGLKGDEDLGGGVHAVFKLESLFSSGNGQIFNNGLFVRDAYVGLAHEKYGSIWFGEAMSLADETGWYIDPLGEQVGTGIANFAFGRAWGPRSNVVTYNSPNWGGFSFRLQDGFGNQAGNFRGGREFSASAQYTAASFAAYGVYEELRDSKGKFSDLYAASRVYMAGVTYTLGQVKFYTGYQQLVSSGQDTVATTFNPYAATRSQQEWVGASYQATPALSLQAGWYHGNVNHGGGVGNLGAIGTTYNLSKRTFLYLTLGAMFNGKQSAFPVETTDSLPLPGHNQQGGYLGIMHFF
- a CDS encoding alpha/beta hydrolase — encoded protein: MQTSSTGNLSSTFVVTHPLDPEDGKITEAMRAMTRSDKGMRLGIEWRGAFDAMMERVSPHKGVTFESGSVGGIPGLWVKPENSRPDEAILHLHGGWFHFGSANAFRHLVAQIAARSGVKAFVPDYRLAPEHPFPAAVDDVLSCYLGLDESGISRIAVTGDSAGGNLALILASRIASGEVAAKATLVGAVALSPVTDLTLSGPTYESRADADPIFTRAQASELVHTYLRDADPKHPLASPLHAPVTGLPPVRVHVGNDEVLLDDSRLYVQRAVAAGVDARVDVWMGMPHGFYGSVGTLKASTQTLDAIGTFLTERLQSGSGS
- a CDS encoding nuclear transport factor 2 family protein, which encodes MLLTQTPTAAIEFVSKVYEAIDSMDEQGFANCLTENCTFVFANSDPVIGRANAAAASQNFLNQLAGIKHQLLNVWAFEDVIVSQISVTYTRKDGSTLTIPAVTIWKLQDRLIDECRIYVDISPLFAS
- a CDS encoding glucose 1-dehydrogenase, translated to MNRDLEGKTIIVTGGGSGIGRAAALACSVAGARVVVADIVGAAGEETVSAVRRAGSDAIFVATNVADEEQVEALVAAALRKYGRLDGAFNNAGFSQTNVLLHELTAEQWRRIQSVNYDGVFFCMKHEIRAMLPTGGGSIVNTSSTLGRVAVRSAADYCGSKGGVLGVTKGAAADYGDKHIRVNAILPGAVDTPMVHALVSDPQFADLIEKLRASHPLGRIGVPEEIAAAAVWLLSDKASFVTGAELAVDGGFLAI
- a CDS encoding MarR family transcriptional regulator, with protein sequence MPKSNSSAVKAATTAPKLVEATTKRPSDVFDDRGRTIPWIARTVHRLYDAQAQKLLDRETIPIAYWYYLRVLAERGEINQLELSKRVGIASTTAVPALDYLEKRGLVKRVRDPNDRRKYFVKLQDEGKRLVDEMLPELTDMISVSLEGISQKDMRVFWKVMHQIEANLFQMAQGDTVVD